In one Haloplanus salinus genomic region, the following are encoded:
- a CDS encoding ABC transporter permease subunit — protein MRGLVIGLAGIGLSMTYSILNFANFSHGDYITSGAFAGWATTYVVAGLGRADIGSLLLVGAGGSVFGGALGIGVTTTPVAVVAGIVVAGVTTVVLALAIDRAVYKPIRDESGITLLITSIGVAFALRYLIQFVFGSSVRGTTAAGSVPQLSLYFVDGAVRIDAHDVTLLVVAGGLMLGVHVLLQTTKLGKAMRAMSDDEDLARVTGIPTERVVRATWIIGGGLTGVAGYVFILWKGTLGFNDGWLLLLLIFAAVILGGIGSIYGAIAGGLVIGVAASVSVIWIPSAFSRAAAFVVMIVILIVRPQGLFSGRSTA, from the coding sequence ATGCGCGGTCTGGTGATCGGCCTCGCCGGCATCGGCCTGTCGATGACTTACAGCATCCTGAACTTCGCGAACTTCTCGCACGGCGACTACATTACGAGCGGCGCCTTCGCCGGGTGGGCAACGACGTACGTCGTCGCCGGCCTGGGGCGGGCCGACATCGGCTCACTCCTCCTCGTCGGCGCCGGGGGGTCCGTCTTCGGCGGCGCACTCGGCATCGGCGTAACGACGACGCCCGTCGCCGTCGTCGCCGGCATCGTCGTCGCGGGCGTCACCACGGTGGTGCTCGCGCTGGCCATCGACCGCGCCGTCTACAAACCCATCCGCGACGAGAGCGGGATCACCCTGCTCATCACCAGCATCGGGGTGGCCTTCGCCCTCCGATACCTGATCCAGTTCGTCTTCGGCTCCAGCGTCCGTGGCACGACCGCCGCCGGATCGGTTCCACAACTGTCGCTGTACTTCGTCGACGGCGCGGTTCGAATCGACGCCCACGACGTCACGCTCCTCGTCGTCGCCGGCGGCCTCATGCTCGGCGTCCACGTCCTCCTCCAGACGACGAAGCTCGGCAAAGCGATGCGCGCCATGTCGGACGACGAGGACCTCGCCCGCGTGACCGGGATTCCGACCGAACGGGTCGTCCGCGCGACGTGGATCATCGGCGGCGGCCTGACCGGCGTCGCCGGCTACGTGTTCATCCTCTGGAAGGGCACCCTCGGCTTCAACGACGGCTGGCTCCTCCTCCTGTTGATCTTCGCCGCCGTCATCCTCGGCGGCATCGGCTCCATCTACGGCGCCATCGCCGGGGGCCTCGTCATCGGCGTCGCGGCGTCGGTGTCCGTCATCTGGATCCCCTCCGCGTTCTCCCGTGCCGCCGCGTTCGTCGTCATGATCGTCATTCTGATCGTGCGTCCGCAGGGGCTGTTCTCCGGGAGGTCGACCGCATGA
- a CDS encoding branched-chain amino acid ABC transporter permease — MSDAATTVRRLWAQDAVKIAALLLIIYGAYLVSGLVLGYSVRGQLNSLASLTFYIGVFATLALALNLHWGYTGLFNIGVVGFMAVGIYVMAFVSKPLYGSGGAAQVGGLGLPIPVGILAGMIAAAVFGLVVALPALRLRADYLAIVTIAMSEIVRFAFLSSTFQRFQFPHTLAGDTTRVGFGGGSGLILDFPDPLLAFIDAIGLSGAYDGLVGLVGGVVPNNPEPIVHSLVYGVVLLGIVAAYFWLLKRTGESPFGRVLKAIREDEDVARALGKNTDRFKIVSFMLGCALMGLAGILWLMGQGAVTPNFFRPRLTFFVWIALIVGGAGSNTGSVMGGAVFAAVLYQGPLYFQNVVTAVFQPGEAPSSFGPAISPLLSSFDPVPFLLYTLDSVRQLQLVIMGVALVWLMHNRPEGMLGHRKETAAAIPLARSSGATAPSGETDSEPTPRGDGDGTGGGGDE, encoded by the coding sequence ATGAGCGACGCCGCCACCACGGTCCGCCGGCTCTGGGCGCAGGACGCCGTCAAAATCGCCGCCCTCCTGCTGATCATCTACGGGGCGTATCTCGTCAGCGGTCTCGTCCTCGGCTACAGCGTCCGCGGGCAGCTGAACTCCCTGGCCTCGCTGACCTTCTACATCGGCGTCTTCGCTACCCTCGCGCTCGCCTTGAACCTCCACTGGGGCTACACCGGCCTGTTCAACATCGGCGTCGTCGGCTTCATGGCCGTCGGTATCTACGTGATGGCGTTCGTCTCGAAGCCGCTCTACGGCTCCGGGGGCGCGGCCCAGGTCGGCGGTCTCGGCCTCCCCATCCCCGTCGGCATCCTCGCCGGGATGATCGCCGCTGCGGTGTTCGGCCTCGTCGTCGCCCTCCCTGCGCTTCGGCTTCGCGCCGACTACCTCGCCATCGTCACCATCGCGATGTCCGAAATCGTCCGCTTTGCCTTCCTCTCCTCGACCTTCCAGCGGTTCCAGTTCCCACACACCCTCGCCGGCGACACTACCCGCGTCGGCTTCGGCGGCGGGAGCGGCCTCATCCTCGATTTCCCCGACCCCCTCCTCGCGTTCATCGACGCCATCGGCCTCTCCGGGGCGTACGACGGTCTCGTCGGCCTCGTCGGCGGCGTCGTCCCGAACAACCCCGAACCGATCGTCCACAGCCTCGTCTACGGCGTCGTCCTCCTCGGCATCGTCGCCGCGTACTTCTGGCTCCTGAAGCGAACGGGCGAGTCTCCCTTCGGCCGGGTGTTGAAGGCGATCCGCGAGGACGAAGACGTGGCTCGTGCCCTCGGGAAGAACACCGATCGCTTCAAAATCGTCTCCTTCATGCTCGGCTGTGCGCTGATGGGGCTGGCCGGAATCCTCTGGCTGATGGGTCAGGGCGCGGTGACCCCCAACTTCTTCCGCCCGCGACTCACCTTCTTCGTCTGGATCGCGCTCATCGTCGGCGGCGCCGGCTCGAACACCGGGAGCGTCATGGGCGGTGCCGTCTTCGCCGCCGTCCTCTATCAGGGACCGCTCTACTTCCAGAACGTCGTCACCGCCGTCTTCCAGCCCGGCGAGGCACCGAGTAGCTTCGGCCCGGCGATTTCGCCGCTACTCTCCAGCTTCGATCCCGTCCCCTTCCTGCTCTACACGCTCGATTCGGTCCGCCAGCTTCAACTCGTCATCATGGGCGTCGCGCTCGTCTGGCTGATGCATAACCGCCCGGAGGGGATGCTCGGCCATCGTAAGGAGACGGCTGCGGCCATCCCGCTGGCTCGGTCGAGCGGGGCAACGGCTCCGAGCGGCGAGACCGACTCGGAGCCGACGCCACGGGGCGACGGGGACGGCACCGGAGGTGGGGGCGATGAGTAA